A region of Oceanithermus desulfurans DNA encodes the following proteins:
- a CDS encoding NADH-ubiquinone oxidoreductase-F iron-sulfur binding region domain-containing protein — translation MEGRPLLLPLLDEALKRRGWLEPADVEAAAREARVPLAQAWEAVRFYPRYRTQPPEKRLLLVDDPVVRARDFARLWAELEDAAPRAEARAGTVYSQGLEAVGPALVIEEGARWRVFAPVQVADLRALAVGKLPPNELETLPAELARNDGVLFEAPDPLPEFPGADALIAAVRDAGLRGLGGALFPTWRKLEAVRSAAGAKYVVVNGDESEPGNFKDRWLMEHNPRLVWAGAALAARAVGARTVYFYVRGEYPAALERVEAARTALEGEGYFEGLATHTFRGGGLYVCGEESALLESLEGRRAEPRLKPPYPAESGLFGRPTLVNNVETLAHLAWIAAHGAEAYRERRPKLFSISGDVDRPGVYELALGTPLAEALEAAGGRPDELQAVLMGGAAGTFLRLPDAAELPLDFEAPKLSGDAVGPGALVAFGADRDLWAVAEGIAAFFAHESCGKCFPCSLGTPHLHAAVARRERGPQLEELFLALEQGSLCGLGQAAPWAVRSLIRRFGGVRT, via the coding sequence GTGGAAGGTCGCCCTTTATTGCTGCCCCTGCTCGACGAGGCCCTGAAGCGCCGGGGCTGGCTCGAGCCCGCGGACGTCGAGGCCGCCGCCCGTGAGGCGCGCGTGCCCCTGGCCCAGGCGTGGGAAGCGGTGCGCTTCTACCCCCGCTACCGCACCCAACCCCCCGAGAAGCGGCTCCTGCTGGTGGACGACCCGGTGGTCCGCGCCCGCGACTTCGCCCGGCTCTGGGCCGAACTGGAGGACGCCGCCCCGCGCGCGGAGGCGCGCGCCGGCACGGTCTACAGCCAGGGGCTGGAGGCCGTGGGGCCGGCGCTGGTGATCGAAGAGGGAGCCCGCTGGCGCGTCTTCGCCCCGGTGCAGGTCGCCGACCTACGGGCGCTGGCCGTGGGCAAGCTGCCCCCGAACGAGCTGGAAACCCTGCCCGCCGAGCTGGCCCGGAATGACGGCGTTCTCTTCGAGGCGCCGGACCCGCTCCCCGAGTTTCCCGGGGCCGACGCCCTCATCGCCGCCGTGCGCGACGCGGGCCTCAGGGGGCTGGGCGGCGCGCTCTTCCCCACCTGGCGCAAGCTCGAGGCCGTGCGCAGTGCGGCCGGCGCAAAGTACGTGGTCGTGAACGGCGACGAGTCCGAGCCCGGCAACTTCAAGGACCGCTGGCTGATGGAGCACAACCCCCGCCTGGTCTGGGCGGGGGCGGCGCTGGCCGCGCGCGCGGTGGGCGCGCGCACGGTCTACTTCTACGTGCGCGGCGAATACCCCGCCGCGCTCGAGCGCGTGGAGGCGGCGCGGACGGCGCTGGAGGGCGAGGGCTACTTCGAGGGCCTCGCGACGCACACCTTCCGCGGCGGCGGCCTCTACGTCTGCGGCGAGGAGAGCGCTTTGCTCGAGAGCCTCGAGGGGCGCCGCGCCGAGCCGCGGCTCAAGCCGCCCTACCCGGCCGAGTCGGGCCTGTTCGGCCGGCCCACGCTGGTCAATAACGTGGAGACGCTGGCGCACCTGGCCTGGATCGCCGCCCACGGCGCAGAGGCCTACCGCGAGCGGCGGCCCAAGCTGTTTTCGATCTCGGGCGACGTGGACCGGCCCGGGGTCTACGAGCTGGCGCTCGGTACCCCGCTGGCGGAGGCCCTGGAGGCGGCCGGCGGCCGCCCGGACGAGCTGCAGGCGGTGCTGATGGGCGGGGCCGCGGGCACCTTCCTCAGGCTGCCCGACGCCGCCGAGCTGCCGCTCGACTTCGAAGCCCCGAAGCTCTCGGGCGACGCGGTGGGGCCGGGGGCGCTCGTGGCCTTCGGCGCCGACCGCGACCTCTGGGCGGTGGCCGAGGGCATCGCCGCCTTCTTCGCCCACGAGTCGTGCGGCAAATGCTTTCCCTGCAGCCTGGGCACCCCCCACCTGCACGCGGCCGTGGCCCGGCGCGAGCGGGGTCCGCAGCTGGAAGAGCTCTTTTTGGCGCTCGAGCAGGGCAGCCTCTGCGGGCTGGGGCAGGCCGCCCCCTGGGCGGTCCGCAGCCTGATCCGGCGTTTCGGGGGGGTGAGGACGTGA
- a CDS encoding 2Fe-2S iron-sulfur cluster-binding protein codes for MSKVPLVIDGYLVQAEPGETLLDAARRAGVEVPTLCHHEQSGTRGLCRLCVVEVEGWGRPVPACATEVQPNLVVRTETAALADLRRVVLELLAHETDLSLDTGTQALLERYHARPERWGAPLAARREREPVQDNPFFVRDYAKCYTCRRCIDACGEGVQGLWAYATTGRGHAAVPGTPLDLPLPETPCVFCGNCVQVCPTGALVPLAELAAAEGGDA; via the coding sequence GTGAGCAAGGTACCGCTCGTCATCGACGGCTACCTGGTCCAGGCCGAGCCCGGCGAGACGCTGCTCGACGCTGCGCGCCGCGCCGGGGTGGAGGTGCCCACGCTCTGCCACCACGAGCAGAGCGGCACCCGCGGCCTCTGCCGGCTGTGCGTCGTCGAGGTGGAGGGCTGGGGCCGGCCGGTGCCCGCCTGCGCCACCGAGGTGCAGCCGAACCTGGTGGTGCGCACCGAGACCGCGGCGCTCGCCGACCTGCGGCGGGTGGTGCTCGAGCTGCTGGCGCACGAGACCGACCTGAGCCTCGACACGGGCACCCAGGCCCTCCTGGAGCGCTACCACGCCCGCCCCGAGCGCTGGGGGGCGCCGCTGGCCGCGCGGCGCGAACGCGAACCCGTGCAGGACAACCCCTTCTTCGTGCGCGACTACGCCAAGTGCTACACCTGCCGGCGCTGCATCGACGCCTGCGGCGAGGGCGTCCAGGGCCTCTGGGCCTACGCCACGACCGGCCGCGGCCACGCCGCGGTGCCCGGCACCCCGCTGGACCTGCCGCTGCCCGAGACGCCCTGCGTCTTCTGCGGCAACTGCGTGCAGGTCTGCCCCACGGGGGCGCTGGTGCCGCTTGCCGAACTGGCCGCAGCCGAAGGAGGAGACGCATGA